In Curtobacterium sp. TC1, the following proteins share a genomic window:
- a CDS encoding SDR family oxidoreductase — protein sequence MSQYDKRDPNTLYPAPPYPKQEQSLPGAAWKMDPKPDHGEESYVGRERLTGYRGIITGADSGIGRAAAIALSREGADLVLSYLPDEQEDAEEVRDLLESEGRRAVLFPGDISDEQYCKDLVQKGVDEFGGLDTLVMVAGRMDSNEDILTLDTSMFDSTFKTNIYSLFWLTKAAVPHLEPGSTIVTTGSIQASTPSADKIDYAVSKGAIKLFTEAVAQQLAPKGIRVNSVAPGPVWTPLQPGSDDAETVSHFGETSPFGRPGQPAELGAAYVHLVSPESSYQSGSTITIAGGTPAF from the coding sequence ATGAGCCAGTACGACAAGCGCGACCCGAACACCCTCTACCCGGCCCCGCCGTACCCGAAGCAGGAGCAGTCGCTGCCGGGTGCCGCCTGGAAGATGGACCCGAAGCCGGACCACGGCGAGGAGAGCTACGTCGGCCGTGAGCGGCTGACCGGCTACCGCGGTATCATCACCGGCGCCGACTCCGGCATCGGTCGAGCGGCCGCCATCGCGCTGTCGCGTGAAGGCGCCGACCTGGTGCTGTCCTACCTGCCGGACGAGCAGGAGGACGCCGAAGAGGTCCGCGACCTGCTCGAGTCCGAGGGCCGTCGCGCGGTCCTGTTCCCCGGTGACATCTCCGACGAGCAGTACTGCAAGGACCTGGTGCAGAAGGGCGTCGACGAGTTCGGCGGTCTCGACACCCTGGTCATGGTCGCCGGCCGCATGGACAGCAACGAGGACATCCTGACCCTCGACACGTCGATGTTCGACTCGACGTTCAAGACCAACATCTACTCGCTGTTCTGGCTGACCAAGGCTGCGGTGCCGCACCTCGAGCCGGGCTCCACCATCGTGACGACGGGTTCGATCCAGGCGTCGACGCCGTCGGCCGACAAGATCGACTACGCGGTGTCGAAGGGTGCGATCAAGCTCTTCACCGAGGCCGTCGCACAGCAGCTCGCCCCGAAGGGCATCCGCGTGAACTCCGTCGCCCCGGGACCGGTGTGGACGCCGCTGCAGCCGGGCTCCGACGACGCCGAGACCGTGTCGCACTTCGGCGAGACCTCGCCGTTCGGTCGACCCGGGCAGCCCGCCGAGCTCGGTGCCGCGTACGTGCACCTCGTGAGCCCGGAGTCCAGCTACCAGTCCGGATCCACGATCACGATCGCCGGCGGAACGCCCGCGTTCTGA